A stretch of Aphelocoma coerulescens isolate FSJ_1873_10779 chromosome 1A, UR_Acoe_1.0, whole genome shotgun sequence DNA encodes these proteins:
- the PDXP gene encoding chronophin has protein sequence MASCRRLSGAGLREVLGPAQGLLFDCDGVLWAGERAVPGAPELLERLRRSGKAALFVSNNSRRSVAELERRFSRLGFRGVRAEHVFSSALCSALFLRQRLLAGGGGNGSGAGRVFVLGGEGLRGEVRDAGLRLAGEGEPASGEPVRAVLVGYDDQFTFAKLAQACGYLRDPQCLLVATDPDPWHPLSDGQRTPGTGSLTAAVETASGRKALVVGKPNTYMFDCIVERFGVDPSRTLMVGDRLETDILFGKNCGLATILTLTGVSRLEEAQAYMASDSAAAKDLVPNYYVDSIADLIPGLDE, from the exons ATGGCGAGCTGCCGGCGGCTGAGCGGCGCGGGGTTGCGGGAGGTGCTGGGCCCGGCGCAGGGGCTGCTGTTCGACTGCGACGGCGTCCTGTGGGCGGGCGAACGCGCCGTGCCTGGTGCCCCCGAGCTGCTGGAGCGGCTGCGGCGCAGCGGCAAGGCCGCCCTTTTCGTCAGCAATAACAGCCGCCGCTCGGTGGCCGAGCTGGAGCGGCGCTTCAGCCGTCTCGGCTTCCGCGGCGTGCGCGCCGAGCACGTCTTCAGCTCCGCGCTCTGCTCCGCTCTCTTTCTCCGCCAGCGCCTCCtcgccggcggcggcgggaacGGTAGCGGGGCCGGCCGCGTCTTCGTGCTGGGCGGCGAGGGGCTGCGCGGCGAGGTGCGCGACGCCGGGCTGCGCCTGGCGGGCGAGGGCGAGCCGGCATCCGGCGAGCCGGTGCGCGCTGTCCTGGTGGGCTACGACGACCAGTTCACCTTCGCCAAGCTGGCGCAGGCCTGCGGCTACCTGCGCGACCCGCAGTGCCTGCTGGTGGCCACCGACCCCGACCCCTGGCACCCGCTCAGCGACGGCCAGCGCACCCCCG ggactggcagcctcacgGCCGCAGTGGAAACGGCTTCGGGCCGCAAGGCGCTGGTGGTGGGGAAGCCCAACACGTACATGTTTGATTGCATCGTGGAGCGTTTCGGTGTCGACCCGTCCCGCACCCTCATGGTGGGAGACCGGCTGGAGACAGACATCCTCTTCGGGAAGAACTGCGGCCTTGCTACCATCCTCACCCTGACAGGCGTTTCCCGCCTGGAAGAGGCGCAGGCCTACATGGCCAGCGACAGTGCCGCTGCCAAGGATCTGGTGCCCAATTACTATGTGGACAGTATTGCAGACTTGATACCAGGCCTGGATGAGTAA
- the SH3BP1 gene encoding SH3 domain-binding protein 1 isoform X3 — protein MDKRVKKLPLMALSMAMAESFKELDTESSLGKALEMGCCIQSSLAKIVAEFEIALEHYVLQPLNKLSEEELPIILKRKKTLQKLISDWNTIKSRLNQAAKSSSNSTGAGAGPGASSAANKLEILKEEEEEVKRKVEQCKDEYMADLYHFSTKEDVYASYFIKLLEIQAQYHRQSLESLDSALAELRESHRQTEPSLTTDTPVAGYYGVSLETHLKSLGREIALPIEACVVMLLASGMKEEGLFRLAAGASVLKKLKSSLASGSNALEEFYSDPHAVAGALKSYLRELPQPLMTFELYDEWVKVASLKDIDSRVQSLRDTCSRLPQDSYNNLRYLIKFLAKLAEHQEVNKMTPSNIAIVLGPNLLWSQQSTGDPMQLDLASVSSIQAVVEALIQNVDTLFPGEVDFNVSGMFMPPTNTGLCKAAPVEEPTPATPPTSTPTLLDGEVTSRDPEARYQPVSPVLPRPSPEAVGPPAPTMTDTTTQKGKRPAPARPTMPPLPVTQPRSTAPAQAASPKALPRRMVPSRAPSVPPPLPPQPAPRLSRDAPPSPKPSTDEADTAAAMDCGPGTTEEGQPLPAGGSPLATSAPEREPTVN, from the exons ATGGACAAGCGAGTG aaGAAGCTGCCCTTGATGGCTCTGTCCATGGCGATGGCTGAGAGCTTCAAGGAACTGGACACAGAGTCCAGCCTTGG GAAAGCTCTGGAGATGGGTTGCTGCATACAGAGCTCGCTGGCCAAAATCGTGGCTGAGTTTGAGATTGCCCTGGAGCACTACGTCCTGCAGCCGCTCAACAAGCTCAGTGAG GAGGAGCTCCCCATCATCCTGAAGCGCAAGAAGACCCTCCAGAAGTTGATTTCTGACTGGAACACAATCAAGAGCCG GCTGAACCAAGCTGCCAAGAGTTCCAGTAACAGcactggagctggtgctggccCAGGGGCATCTTCTGCTGCCAACAAACTGGAGATcttgaaggaagaagaggaggaggtgaagagGAAGGTGGAGCAGTGCAAG GATGAGTACATGGCTGACCTCTACCACTTCTCCACCAAAGAGGACGTCTACGCCAGCTACTTCATCAAA CTATTGGAAATCCAAGCCCAGTACCACCGGCAGTCACTGGAATCCCTGGACTCAgctctggcagagctgagggaaAGCCACAGACAGACAG aGCCTTCCCTCACTACAGACACCCCGGTGGCAGGGTACTACGGTGTGTCCCTAGAGACACACCTCAAGAGCTTGGGCCGGGAGATTGCACTTCCCATCGAAGCCTGTGTCGTGATGCTGTTAGCTTCTGGCATGAAGGAGGAG GGACTCTTCCGGCTGGCAGCAGGCGCCTCAGTGCTGAAGAAGCTGAAGAGCAGCTTGGCCAGCGGCTCCAACGCCCTGGAGGAGTTTTACTCAGACCCCCATGCTGTGGCTG gtGCACTGAAATCCTACCTGCGGGAGCTGCCCCAGCCTTTGATGACCTTTGAACTCTATGACGAATGGGTCAAAGTGGCCAG CTTAAAGGACATTGATAGCCGCGTACAGAGCCTGCGAGACACCTGCAGCCGCCTGCCCCAGGACAGCTACAACAATCTGAG ATATCTGATCAAGTTTTTAGCCAAGCTGGCTGAACACCAGGAGGTGAATAAAATGACCCCCAGCAACATTGCCATTGTGCTGGGCCCAAACCTGCTGTGGTCGCAGCAGAGCACAGG AGACCCCATGCAACTGGACTTGGCCTCAGTCTCCTCCATCCAGGCTGTGGTGGAAGCCCtcatccaaaacgtggacactCTCTTCCCTGGAG AGGTAGATTTCAATGTCTCAGGCATGTTCATGCCGCCCACAAACACCGGACTTTGCAAGGCTGCCCCAGTGGAAGAGCCGACCCCTGCAACCcctcccaccagcacccccacccTTTTGGATGGAGAGGT CACATCCAGGGACCCCGAGGCCAGGTACCAGCCGGTGTCACCAGTACTGCCCAGGCCATCTCCTGAAGCTGTGGGACCACCAGCTCCAACGATGACTGACACCACCACCCAAAAAG GCAAACGCCCGGCTCCGGCCCGACCCACAATGCCACCACTGCCTGTGACGCAGCCCCggagcacagctcctgcccaggCTGCCAGCCCCAAAGCCCTGCCACGACGGATGGTGCCCAGCCGAGCCCCCTCCGTCCCACCACCGCTCCCTCCGCAGCCAGCACCCCGCCTCAGCCGCGATGCCCCACCATCCCCCAAGCCTTCCACTGATGAGGCTGACACAGCAGCTGCCATGGACTGTGGGCCGGGAACCACAGAGGAGGGGCAGCCACTGCCTGCAGGAGGAAGCCCCCTGGCCACATCAGCCCCAGAAAGAGAGCCCACAGTGAACTGA
- the SH3BP1 gene encoding SH3 domain-binding protein 1 isoform X1, producing the protein MMKRQFNRMRQQLSHPNITIRAQEATELLSEDLVQIEQRIEPAKRAAHSVSKRLQACLQGQCGSEMDKRVKKLPLMALSMAMAESFKELDTESSLGKALEMGCCIQSSLAKIVAEFEIALEHYVLQPLNKLSEEELPIILKRKKTLQKLISDWNTIKSRLNQAAKSSSNSTGAGAGPGASSAANKLEILKEEEEEVKRKVEQCKDEYMADLYHFSTKEDVYASYFIKLLEIQAQYHRQSLESLDSALAELRESHRQTEPSLTTDTPVAGYYGVSLETHLKSLGREIALPIEACVVMLLASGMKEEGLFRLAAGASVLKKLKSSLASGSNALEEFYSDPHAVAGALKSYLRELPQPLMTFELYDEWVKVASLKDIDSRVQSLRDTCSRLPQDSYNNLRYLIKFLAKLAEHQEVNKMTPSNIAIVLGPNLLWSQQSTGDPMQLDLASVSSIQAVVEALIQNVDTLFPGEVDFNVSGMFMPPTNTGLCKAAPVEEPTPATPPTSTPTLLDGEVTSRDPEARYQPVSPVLPRPSPEAVGPPAPTMTDTTTQKGKRPAPARPTMPPLPVTQPRSTAPAQAASPKALPRRMVPSRAPSVPPPLPPQPAPRLSRDAPPSPKPSTDEADTAAAMDCGPGTTEEGQPLPAGGSPLATSAPEREPTVN; encoded by the exons ATGATGAAAAGACAGTTTAATCGAATGCGGCAGCAGCTGTCCCATCCCAACATCACCATTCG agcccaagAAGCAACTGAGCTCCTGTCAGAAGACTTAGTGCAG ATTGAGCAGAGGATTGAGCCGGCCAAGCGAGCAGCTCACAGTGTGTCCAAGAGGCTCCAAGCCTGCCTGCAGGGACAATGTGGCTCTGAGATGGACAAGCGAGTG aaGAAGCTGCCCTTGATGGCTCTGTCCATGGCGATGGCTGAGAGCTTCAAGGAACTGGACACAGAGTCCAGCCTTGG GAAAGCTCTGGAGATGGGTTGCTGCATACAGAGCTCGCTGGCCAAAATCGTGGCTGAGTTTGAGATTGCCCTGGAGCACTACGTCCTGCAGCCGCTCAACAAGCTCAGTGAG GAGGAGCTCCCCATCATCCTGAAGCGCAAGAAGACCCTCCAGAAGTTGATTTCTGACTGGAACACAATCAAGAGCCG GCTGAACCAAGCTGCCAAGAGTTCCAGTAACAGcactggagctggtgctggccCAGGGGCATCTTCTGCTGCCAACAAACTGGAGATcttgaaggaagaagaggaggaggtgaagagGAAGGTGGAGCAGTGCAAG GATGAGTACATGGCTGACCTCTACCACTTCTCCACCAAAGAGGACGTCTACGCCAGCTACTTCATCAAA CTATTGGAAATCCAAGCCCAGTACCACCGGCAGTCACTGGAATCCCTGGACTCAgctctggcagagctgagggaaAGCCACAGACAGACAG aGCCTTCCCTCACTACAGACACCCCGGTGGCAGGGTACTACGGTGTGTCCCTAGAGACACACCTCAAGAGCTTGGGCCGGGAGATTGCACTTCCCATCGAAGCCTGTGTCGTGATGCTGTTAGCTTCTGGCATGAAGGAGGAG GGACTCTTCCGGCTGGCAGCAGGCGCCTCAGTGCTGAAGAAGCTGAAGAGCAGCTTGGCCAGCGGCTCCAACGCCCTGGAGGAGTTTTACTCAGACCCCCATGCTGTGGCTG gtGCACTGAAATCCTACCTGCGGGAGCTGCCCCAGCCTTTGATGACCTTTGAACTCTATGACGAATGGGTCAAAGTGGCCAG CTTAAAGGACATTGATAGCCGCGTACAGAGCCTGCGAGACACCTGCAGCCGCCTGCCCCAGGACAGCTACAACAATCTGAG ATATCTGATCAAGTTTTTAGCCAAGCTGGCTGAACACCAGGAGGTGAATAAAATGACCCCCAGCAACATTGCCATTGTGCTGGGCCCAAACCTGCTGTGGTCGCAGCAGAGCACAGG AGACCCCATGCAACTGGACTTGGCCTCAGTCTCCTCCATCCAGGCTGTGGTGGAAGCCCtcatccaaaacgtggacactCTCTTCCCTGGAG AGGTAGATTTCAATGTCTCAGGCATGTTCATGCCGCCCACAAACACCGGACTTTGCAAGGCTGCCCCAGTGGAAGAGCCGACCCCTGCAACCcctcccaccagcacccccacccTTTTGGATGGAGAGGT CACATCCAGGGACCCCGAGGCCAGGTACCAGCCGGTGTCACCAGTACTGCCCAGGCCATCTCCTGAAGCTGTGGGACCACCAGCTCCAACGATGACTGACACCACCACCCAAAAAG GCAAACGCCCGGCTCCGGCCCGACCCACAATGCCACCACTGCCTGTGACGCAGCCCCggagcacagctcctgcccaggCTGCCAGCCCCAAAGCCCTGCCACGACGGATGGTGCCCAGCCGAGCCCCCTCCGTCCCACCACCGCTCCCTCCGCAGCCAGCACCCCGCCTCAGCCGCGATGCCCCACCATCCCCCAAGCCTTCCACTGATGAGGCTGACACAGCAGCTGCCATGGACTGTGGGCCGGGAACCACAGAGGAGGGGCAGCCACTGCCTGCAGGAGGAAGCCCCCTGGCCACATCAGCCCCAGAAAGAGAGCCCACAGTGAACTGA
- the SH3BP1 gene encoding SH3 domain-binding protein 1 isoform X2 — MMKRQFNRMRQQLSHPNITIRAQEATELLSEDLVQIEQRIEPAKRAAHSVSKRLQACLQGQCGSEMDKRVKKLPLMALSMAMAESFKELDTESSLGKALEMGCCIQSSLAKIVAEFEIALEHYVLQPLNKLSEEELPIILKRKKTLQKLISDWNTIKSRLNQAAKSSSNSTGAGAGPGASSAANKLEILKEEEEEVKRKVEQCKDEYMADLYHFSTKEDVYASYFIKLLEIQAQYHRQSLESLDSALAELRESHRQTEPSLTTDTPVAGYYGVSLETHLKSLGREIALPIEACVVMLLASGMKEEGLFRLAAGASVLKKLKSSLASGSNALEEFYSDPHAVAGALKSYLRELPQPLMTFELYDEWVKVARYLIKFLAKLAEHQEVNKMTPSNIAIVLGPNLLWSQQSTGDPMQLDLASVSSIQAVVEALIQNVDTLFPGEVDFNVSGMFMPPTNTGLCKAAPVEEPTPATPPTSTPTLLDGEVTSRDPEARYQPVSPVLPRPSPEAVGPPAPTMTDTTTQKGKRPAPARPTMPPLPVTQPRSTAPAQAASPKALPRRMVPSRAPSVPPPLPPQPAPRLSRDAPPSPKPSTDEADTAAAMDCGPGTTEEGQPLPAGGSPLATSAPEREPTVN; from the exons ATGATGAAAAGACAGTTTAATCGAATGCGGCAGCAGCTGTCCCATCCCAACATCACCATTCG agcccaagAAGCAACTGAGCTCCTGTCAGAAGACTTAGTGCAG ATTGAGCAGAGGATTGAGCCGGCCAAGCGAGCAGCTCACAGTGTGTCCAAGAGGCTCCAAGCCTGCCTGCAGGGACAATGTGGCTCTGAGATGGACAAGCGAGTG aaGAAGCTGCCCTTGATGGCTCTGTCCATGGCGATGGCTGAGAGCTTCAAGGAACTGGACACAGAGTCCAGCCTTGG GAAAGCTCTGGAGATGGGTTGCTGCATACAGAGCTCGCTGGCCAAAATCGTGGCTGAGTTTGAGATTGCCCTGGAGCACTACGTCCTGCAGCCGCTCAACAAGCTCAGTGAG GAGGAGCTCCCCATCATCCTGAAGCGCAAGAAGACCCTCCAGAAGTTGATTTCTGACTGGAACACAATCAAGAGCCG GCTGAACCAAGCTGCCAAGAGTTCCAGTAACAGcactggagctggtgctggccCAGGGGCATCTTCTGCTGCCAACAAACTGGAGATcttgaaggaagaagaggaggaggtgaagagGAAGGTGGAGCAGTGCAAG GATGAGTACATGGCTGACCTCTACCACTTCTCCACCAAAGAGGACGTCTACGCCAGCTACTTCATCAAA CTATTGGAAATCCAAGCCCAGTACCACCGGCAGTCACTGGAATCCCTGGACTCAgctctggcagagctgagggaaAGCCACAGACAGACAG aGCCTTCCCTCACTACAGACACCCCGGTGGCAGGGTACTACGGTGTGTCCCTAGAGACACACCTCAAGAGCTTGGGCCGGGAGATTGCACTTCCCATCGAAGCCTGTGTCGTGATGCTGTTAGCTTCTGGCATGAAGGAGGAG GGACTCTTCCGGCTGGCAGCAGGCGCCTCAGTGCTGAAGAAGCTGAAGAGCAGCTTGGCCAGCGGCTCCAACGCCCTGGAGGAGTTTTACTCAGACCCCCATGCTGTGGCTG gtGCACTGAAATCCTACCTGCGGGAGCTGCCCCAGCCTTTGATGACCTTTGAACTCTATGACGAATGGGTCAAAGTGGCCAG ATATCTGATCAAGTTTTTAGCCAAGCTGGCTGAACACCAGGAGGTGAATAAAATGACCCCCAGCAACATTGCCATTGTGCTGGGCCCAAACCTGCTGTGGTCGCAGCAGAGCACAGG AGACCCCATGCAACTGGACTTGGCCTCAGTCTCCTCCATCCAGGCTGTGGTGGAAGCCCtcatccaaaacgtggacactCTCTTCCCTGGAG AGGTAGATTTCAATGTCTCAGGCATGTTCATGCCGCCCACAAACACCGGACTTTGCAAGGCTGCCCCAGTGGAAGAGCCGACCCCTGCAACCcctcccaccagcacccccacccTTTTGGATGGAGAGGT CACATCCAGGGACCCCGAGGCCAGGTACCAGCCGGTGTCACCAGTACTGCCCAGGCCATCTCCTGAAGCTGTGGGACCACCAGCTCCAACGATGACTGACACCACCACCCAAAAAG GCAAACGCCCGGCTCCGGCCCGACCCACAATGCCACCACTGCCTGTGACGCAGCCCCggagcacagctcctgcccaggCTGCCAGCCCCAAAGCCCTGCCACGACGGATGGTGCCCAGCCGAGCCCCCTCCGTCCCACCACCGCTCCCTCCGCAGCCAGCACCCCGCCTCAGCCGCGATGCCCCACCATCCCCCAAGCCTTCCACTGATGAGGCTGACACAGCAGCTGCCATGGACTGTGGGCCGGGAACCACAGAGGAGGGGCAGCCACTGCCTGCAGGAGGAAGCCCCCTGGCCACATCAGCCCCAGAAAGAGAGCCCACAGTGAACTGA